In Arthrobacter sp. SLBN-112, a genomic segment contains:
- the serC gene encoding phosphoserine transaminase translates to MSDTSITIPANLLPQDGRFGAGPSKVRPEQIDALSAASKTILGTSHRQAPVKNLVGSVREGLSQFFRAPEGYEVVLGVGGSTAFWDVASFGLVAKKAQHLSFGEFGSKFASATNKAPFLEASSIIKSEPGTHPAAQAEAGVDVYAWPQNETSTGVAAPVKRVPGADQDALVLVDATSAAGGLDVDVAESDVYYFAPQKNFASDGGLWLGLFSPAALERAAGIKASGRWIPDFLDLQTAIDNSRLNQTYNTPSLSTLVTLDAQVQWLNANGGLDFACARTADSAGRIYSWADASEFATPFVANPEERSNVIATIDFDESVDAATVAKVLRANGIVDTEPYRKLGRNQLRIATFVAIEPSDVSALLSSIDYVVGELRK, encoded by the coding sequence GTGAGCGACACCAGCATCACGATTCCCGCCAACCTCCTGCCCCAGGACGGGCGGTTCGGGGCCGGGCCCTCAAAGGTCCGGCCGGAACAGATAGATGCCCTGTCCGCTGCGTCCAAGACCATTCTCGGCACGTCCCACCGGCAAGCCCCCGTCAAGAACCTGGTGGGCTCCGTCCGCGAAGGGCTCAGCCAGTTCTTCCGTGCTCCCGAGGGCTACGAGGTAGTCCTCGGCGTCGGCGGCTCCACCGCTTTCTGGGACGTCGCCAGCTTCGGCCTCGTGGCGAAGAAAGCCCAGCACCTGTCCTTCGGCGAGTTCGGCTCGAAGTTTGCCTCCGCCACCAACAAGGCACCGTTCCTGGAAGCGTCCTCGATCATCAAGTCCGAGCCGGGCACCCACCCCGCAGCGCAGGCTGAAGCCGGCGTGGACGTCTATGCGTGGCCGCAGAATGAGACCTCCACGGGCGTCGCCGCCCCGGTCAAGCGGGTGCCGGGCGCGGACCAGGACGCCCTGGTCCTGGTGGACGCCACCTCCGCTGCCGGCGGCCTGGACGTGGACGTTGCCGAGAGCGACGTCTACTACTTTGCCCCGCAGAAGAATTTCGCCTCCGACGGCGGCCTCTGGCTTGGCCTGTTCTCCCCCGCCGCCCTCGAGCGCGCCGCTGGCATCAAGGCAAGCGGCCGCTGGATCCCCGATTTCCTGGATCTCCAGACGGCCATCGACAACTCGCGGCTGAACCAGACGTACAACACCCCGTCCCTGTCCACGCTGGTGACCCTGGACGCACAGGTCCAGTGGCTGAACGCCAACGGCGGCCTGGACTTCGCGTGCGCCCGCACTGCCGACTCCGCCGGCCGCATCTACAGCTGGGCTGACGCCTCGGAGTTCGCCACCCCGTTCGTCGCCAACCCCGAGGAGCGCTCCAACGTCATCGCCACCATCGACTTTGACGAGTCGGTTGACGCGGCCACGGTGGCGAAGGTCCTGCGTGCCAACGGCATCGTGGACACCGAGCCCTACCGGAAGCTGGGCCGCAACCAGCTGCGCATCGCCACCTTCGTGGCCATCGAGCCCAGCGACGTCTCGGCGCTGCTGTCCAGCATCGACTACGTGGTGGGCGAGCTCCGCAAGTAG
- a CDS encoding peptidoglycan DD-metalloendopeptidase family protein — translation MQTSRGRRRAAGPPEAPRVVEVAAAERPRDPQRDARRRRGPFRQITDFAAASGIGQKAGIALAATGLVLTVTMPATSPVMATDAAGTVPQAASSVSPQPQISADVGAQIDFSRSAVVTQADPDGKLKQLLSAQSAGSVSRAASAGTLAAPLASLVTASPFGYRVSPITGGTGDFHRGQDFVAQCGTPVLAAATGTVTFAGWHQFGGGNRVVIDHGNGLETTYNHLSSFNVKVGQTVSRGEVVALSGTTGASTGCHLHFEVQVNGEVVDPMGWL, via the coding sequence ATGCAGACCTCCCGGGGCCGCCGTCGCGCCGCCGGCCCCCCTGAGGCACCCCGGGTTGTCGAAGTCGCCGCTGCGGAGCGCCCCCGTGACCCCCAGCGGGATGCGCGCCGCCGCAGGGGTCCATTCCGGCAAATCACCGACTTTGCTGCGGCCAGCGGCATCGGCCAGAAGGCTGGCATCGCCCTCGCCGCCACCGGCCTGGTGCTGACCGTGACCATGCCGGCCACAAGTCCCGTCATGGCGACGGACGCAGCCGGCACAGTACCCCAGGCTGCCTCCTCCGTCAGCCCCCAGCCCCAGATTTCCGCCGATGTGGGCGCCCAGATCGACTTCAGCCGCTCGGCCGTCGTGACGCAGGCAGACCCGGACGGAAAGCTGAAGCAGTTGCTGAGCGCCCAGTCGGCCGGATCGGTAAGCCGGGCCGCCTCCGCCGGAACCCTGGCCGCCCCGCTGGCATCCCTGGTTACCGCTTCGCCCTTTGGCTACCGGGTCAGCCCCATTACCGGGGGCACCGGAGACTTCCACCGCGGACAGGACTTCGTGGCACAGTGCGGGACGCCCGTCCTGGCAGCCGCGACAGGAACCGTGACCTTCGCCGGCTGGCACCAGTTCGGCGGGGGAAACCGGGTGGTCATCGACCACGGCAACGGCCTGGAGACCACGTACAACCACCTCTCGTCCTTCAACGTCAAAGTGGGCCAGACGGTCTCCCGCGGCGAAGTCGTGGCACTGAGCGGGACCACCGGCGCTTCCACCGGCTGCCACCTGCACTTCGAGGTGCAGGTCAATGGCGAAGTGGTCGATCCCATGGGCTGGTTGTAA
- a CDS encoding cold shock domain-containing protein has product MPTGKVKWYDKDKGFGFLAGEDGQEVFLPKSSLPEGVTELKAGTRVEFGVADGRKGAQALGLRVLDKTPSIAKAKRPSAKDLAPLVQDLVSVLDNLSGTLSKGKYPDGNKGKAIAAALRKVADELDV; this is encoded by the coding sequence GTGCCTACCGGCAAGGTCAAGTGGTATGACAAGGACAAGGGCTTTGGGTTCCTCGCGGGCGAGGACGGCCAGGAGGTCTTCCTGCCCAAGTCGTCGTTGCCCGAGGGTGTAACGGAGCTCAAAGCCGGCACCCGCGTGGAGTTTGGCGTGGCGGACGGACGTAAGGGCGCGCAGGCCCTGGGCCTGCGGGTGCTGGATAAGACCCCGTCCATTGCCAAGGCAAAGCGTCCCAGCGCCAAGGACCTCGCGCCGTTGGTGCAGGACCTGGTGAGCGTCCTGGACAACCTGTCCGGGACGCTGTCCAAAGGCAAGTACCCGGACGGCAACAAGGGCAAGGCAATTGCGGCCGCCCTGCGCAAGGTTGCCGACGAGCTGGACGTTTAG
- a CDS encoding NlpC/P60 family protein, protein MSKAVSANAGTVGRQAAVVAAASGLILSMGLPATAADTTAGVSASTESGSAQTALAVTAAPTATVSFERPVVKTTAAPKVETVRTQSTASADRTANAAGQEASTAGQAVETVSSAATSGIAAIAYTGIGHPYVWGGTTPNGWDCSGFVQWVYAQAGISIPRTNAWSIMTPTSTPQAGDLVVQNGGAHVGIYVGNGMMISALNPSQGTMLHSPAATGTSTYYHLNK, encoded by the coding sequence GTGTCCAAGGCCGTGAGCGCCAATGCCGGGACCGTCGGCCGCCAGGCTGCCGTCGTGGCAGCGGCTTCGGGCCTCATCCTGAGCATGGGCCTGCCGGCCACCGCAGCGGACACCACCGCTGGTGTCTCCGCCTCCACGGAGTCCGGCTCGGCGCAGACCGCCCTTGCTGTCACGGCAGCCCCCACCGCCACCGTTTCCTTCGAGCGCCCCGTGGTCAAGACCACCGCTGCTCCTAAGGTGGAAACGGTGCGTACCCAGTCCACTGCGTCAGCGGACCGAACCGCCAATGCTGCCGGCCAAGAGGCGTCCACGGCCGGGCAGGCAGTGGAGACCGTTTCTTCCGCGGCCACCTCGGGCATCGCCGCGATCGCCTACACCGGCATCGGCCACCCCTACGTCTGGGGCGGCACCACCCCCAACGGCTGGGACTGCTCCGGGTTCGTCCAGTGGGTTTACGCCCAGGCCGGGATCAGCATCCCCCGCACGAATGCGTGGAGCATCATGACACCCACGTCCACCCCCCAGGCGGGTGACCTTGTTGTCCAGAACGGCGGCGCGCACGTCGGCATCTACGTCGGCAACGGCATGATGATCAGCGCGCTCAACCCGTCGCAGGGAACCATGCTCCACTCGCCTGCAGCAACCGGTACTTCCACGTACTACCACCTGAACAAGTAG
- a CDS encoding NlpC/P60 family protein encodes MTTRATARHRAEVTKTNSIAIIAKAVSDNAGGMGRQAAVIAAASGLVLTSGIAANAADTNVKRDSAPASAMEVESAVDAPISAASTIAISFEKPAVTTTPAPAPEPEVAVQEAAPAPVAQTVAAPKVTAKVATAAATAAPAGQVSASGKGAAILSAAYAQLGVHQDCTMLVTNALAAVGIHFHDWPAGYLSLGDTVPASQAQPGDLIYYADGGGGMAHIAVYAGNGMAVHGGFNGNDTVVFSANVGSGPVFIRVR; translated from the coding sequence ATGACGACTCGTGCTACCGCACGGCACCGCGCCGAGGTCACCAAAACCAACTCGATCGCAATTATTGCCAAGGCTGTCAGCGACAACGCCGGCGGCATGGGCCGCCAGGCCGCAGTGATCGCTGCAGCTTCCGGCCTCGTCCTGACCAGCGGCATTGCCGCGAACGCTGCCGACACCAACGTCAAGCGCGACTCAGCTCCGGCATCCGCCATGGAAGTTGAATCCGCCGTCGACGCTCCGATTTCGGCGGCTTCCACCATTGCCATCAGCTTCGAGAAACCCGCCGTTACCACCACCCCGGCTCCGGCTCCTGAGCCCGAGGTTGCGGTGCAGGAAGCCGCACCGGCCCCTGTTGCCCAGACCGTCGCCGCTCCGAAGGTCACGGCCAAGGTTGCAACTGCGGCTGCCACGGCTGCTCCCGCCGGCCAGGTTTCCGCCAGTGGAAAGGGTGCTGCCATCCTCTCCGCTGCCTACGCGCAGCTCGGCGTGCACCAGGACTGCACCATGCTGGTGACCAACGCACTGGCTGCAGTCGGTATCCACTTCCACGACTGGCCCGCCGGCTACCTGTCCTTGGGCGACACCGTGCCTGCTTCCCAGGCCCAGCCCGGGGACCTGATCTACTACGCCGACGGCGGCGGAGGAATGGCGCACATCGCTGTCTACGCCGGAAACGGCATGGCGGTCCATGGCGGCTTCAACGGCAATGACACCGTTGTGTTCAGCGCCAACGTTGGCTCCGGACCGGTTTTCATCCGCGTCAGGTAA
- a CDS encoding metal-dependent transcriptional regulator, with protein MTDLIDTTEMYLRTILELEEENIVALRARIAERLRHSGPTVSQTIGRMERDGLVVVSGDRHLELTDIGRKRATEVMRKHRLAERLLADVIGLDWAYVHDEACRWEHVMSERVERRIYEMLGHPTESPYGNPIPGLAALGGQPGPGFGDGAISLVEAMKAYGPASGVTISRLAEPIQVEPELLTQLDEGGIRPGAAVSLERVGDYISVRVAGIEGALELPPEVAAHVFVAVNQA; from the coding sequence ATGACGGATCTGATCGACACTACGGAGATGTACCTCAGGACCATCCTGGAGCTTGAGGAAGAAAACATCGTTGCCCTCCGGGCCCGTATCGCCGAACGCCTGCGCCACTCGGGGCCCACCGTTTCCCAGACCATCGGCCGGATGGAGCGCGATGGCCTGGTTGTCGTCTCCGGTGACAGGCACCTGGAACTGACGGACATTGGCCGCAAGCGTGCCACCGAGGTCATGCGGAAGCACCGGCTGGCCGAACGCCTGTTGGCCGATGTTATTGGGCTGGACTGGGCCTACGTTCACGATGAAGCCTGCCGCTGGGAACACGTGATGAGCGAACGGGTGGAGCGGCGGATCTACGAGATGCTGGGCCATCCCACTGAGTCGCCCTACGGCAACCCCATCCCCGGCCTGGCCGCCTTGGGCGGGCAGCCTGGGCCCGGCTTCGGTGACGGCGCCATCAGCCTGGTGGAAGCAATGAAAGCCTACGGGCCTGCCTCGGGAGTGACCATCAGCCGCCTGGCGGAACCGATCCAGGTTGAACCGGAACTGCTGACCCAGCTCGACGAAGGCGGCATCCGGCCCGGCGCGGCAGTGTCACTCGAACGCGTGGGTGACTACATTTCGGTGCGGGTGGCAGGAATCGAGGGAGCGTTGGAGCTTCCGCCCGAGGTGGCCGCGCACGTCTTTGTCGCCGTGAACCAGGCCTGA
- a CDS encoding DUF3027 domain-containing protein — protein MNPQAEQPGVAPQEQAAKAAPKRKAGVPVWRTGKPDAFLAAAVDTARAAVEGITTAATIGPHLGAKSEGDRLVTHLFESRLPGYGGWQWYAVLTRNSRSKVVTVDELGLLPSEESILAPEWVPWAERVRPEDEQQQEPEQGRQDEPSAVEQGPADEEPADDDAEPED, from the coding sequence ATGAACCCCCAAGCTGAACAACCGGGCGTGGCCCCGCAGGAGCAGGCTGCCAAGGCTGCGCCAAAGCGCAAGGCCGGGGTGCCGGTGTGGCGGACGGGCAAGCCTGACGCGTTCCTGGCTGCCGCCGTTGATACCGCCCGGGCCGCAGTTGAGGGCATCACCACGGCCGCCACCATCGGGCCGCACCTGGGTGCCAAGAGCGAGGGCGACCGGCTGGTCACGCACTTGTTCGAGTCCAGGCTGCCTGGCTACGGTGGCTGGCAATGGTACGCGGTGCTGACCCGCAATTCCCGCTCCAAGGTGGTTACCGTCGATGAGTTGGGCCTGCTGCCGTCCGAGGAATCGATCCTCGCCCCGGAGTGGGTGCCGTGGGCCGAACGCGTTCGCCCCGAGGATGAGCAGCAGCAGGAGCCTGAACAAGGGCGGCAGGATGAGCCGTCCGCAGTGGAGCAGGGGCCAGCGGATGAAGAGCCTGCCGACGACGACGCGGAGCCTGAGGACTAG
- a CDS encoding NTP transferase domain-containing protein, translating into MQAAPLIFDALILAGGRSSRLGGVPKQSLVLGGKTLLERTLDAAAGARRTVVVGDVGSLRDHPSSASTAGAPPTHSLPPGVLTCREEPAFAGPAAGISAGLAALAEHGGGAPFTLVLACDMPLASEAVAVLRDAVVAAADGRGAMACSTDGREQQLAAIYNTSELKQSCEELAGRNALVNGSVRALLANLDVQLVTVPAGSTADVDTWGDAAALGIAAGSQREDQDQSVRSQRGRQVVKSQDETLEEWCRALLQAYKLEDVQVDVNAVLALAGVAAHAVVRPAAPLTTFIAGFAAGLAAAPGREMDSASMDAAMAVARSLAADYDNEAAAGTPGE; encoded by the coding sequence GTGCAAGCGGCCCCTTTGATCTTTGACGCCCTGATCCTGGCGGGAGGGCGGTCATCACGCTTGGGTGGCGTACCCAAGCAATCGCTGGTTCTCGGGGGAAAAACCCTTCTGGAGCGGACCCTCGACGCGGCCGCCGGTGCCCGCCGCACCGTGGTGGTCGGTGATGTTGGCTCCCTCCGCGATCACCCGTCCTCCGCATCGACCGCCGGTGCCCCGCCCACCCACTCCCTGCCGCCCGGCGTCCTGACCTGCCGGGAGGAACCCGCGTTCGCCGGTCCCGCGGCCGGGATCTCAGCCGGCCTTGCTGCCCTTGCCGAACATGGGGGAGGCGCCCCCTTTACCTTGGTGCTGGCCTGCGATATGCCGCTGGCATCCGAGGCGGTGGCGGTGCTGCGGGACGCGGTGGTTGCTGCTGCCGATGGCCGGGGCGCCATGGCCTGCTCGACTGACGGCAGGGAACAGCAGCTGGCCGCCATTTATAACACGAGCGAGTTAAAACAGTCATGCGAGGAATTGGCTGGGCGGAATGCTTTAGTGAACGGTTCCGTAAGGGCCCTCCTTGCTAATCTGGACGTGCAGCTTGTCACAGTCCCCGCCGGGTCCACTGCCGATGTGGATACTTGGGGTGACGCTGCCGCGCTGGGGATCGCCGCCGGGAGCCAGCGTGAAGACCAAGACCAAAGCGTGCGGAGCCAACGTGGGAGGCAAGTCGTGAAAAGCCAGGACGAAACGCTGGAGGAATGGTGCAGGGCCCTGCTCCAGGCGTACAAGCTTGAGGACGTCCAGGTAGACGTGAACGCAGTGCTGGCCCTTGCCGGCGTCGCCGCCCACGCCGTTGTCCGGCCGGCTGCTCCACTTACCACCTTCATCGCAGGCTTTGCCGCGGGCCTGGCCGCCGCACCCGGCAGGGAGATGGACAGCGCCTCCATGGACGCGGCAATGGCCGTGGCACGTTCCCTGGCCGCCGACTACGACAATGAAGCTGCCGCCGGGACCCCCGGCGAATGA
- a CDS encoding helicase-associated domain-containing protein, producing the protein MSLIRALGKELEARSDDSLRALFAARPDLISPSVPDFAALAARASSRVSVQRALERLNRPQMQVLETLHLCTNTDTGHSASAEVLQKLIPGSSLATVQQILGTLQELALVHPAAAPHGTPPAASGQSFYLPAGALKDVVGIYPAGLGRSYTELVRLQPAFAQRAVPLVAELHRSGFAIHDATTPMEAALALQHWTSSPDALQDILAAAPERTTALLARFRNWAMGAVPQAQRKASVLTEPADVGPVDWLLARGLLVPLDAAHVELPHGVGLALRGGAIIDDFTLAPPVPELGRTTAALRRNAALSAISETLRLVSELLHAVREQPLATLRSGGVGVREMRRLSEQLRIDQGAVGLLLELCGLAGLIRLDVDSSSWVQPPQLEWLILPRQEQWLWLVNAWLASERVPSMVGQPVSTSPGTPATRSASGITIAALSAGAQRPDAPVVRKRILEILHELTCEASAPDGAAPVLDAAAVLQRAEWSQPRMARRFSSLIRGVLAEAELLGLVGSGALSQLGSAFAEDNPDAALAILGEHLPAALNHVLLQADLTAVAPGYLAPALTEKLLVMADAEGQGPATIYRFSAESIKRALDDGYDAPALLRFLREHSATAVPQPLEYLVEDTASRHGRLRVGQAASFIQSDDEAMLAELLAGPKAAQLGLVRLAPTVVASSAPQRDVAAALRSLGLSPSVDGTEPAAHLRRAASPQEGLRPVYTAPRLAPAAEEVDAQLHLLRQARDAVGHSPGPAAGSEAATQLGLEALQRAIRLKQRIHMNVVDSLGNASMEVVVPLSVSGGRVRVFDPAKETERVLSVHRIIDIEAAEELRQ; encoded by the coding sequence ATGTCCCTCATTCGTGCGCTCGGCAAGGAACTGGAGGCACGCAGCGACGACTCGTTGCGGGCACTTTTCGCCGCGCGGCCGGACCTGATCTCCCCCTCCGTTCCGGACTTCGCGGCACTTGCGGCCCGGGCCAGCTCGCGCGTCAGCGTCCAGCGCGCCCTTGAACGGCTCAACCGGCCCCAGATGCAGGTGCTTGAAACCCTGCACCTGTGCACCAACACGGACACCGGCCACAGCGCGTCCGCGGAGGTCCTGCAAAAACTGATCCCGGGTTCGTCCCTGGCCACCGTCCAGCAGATCCTTGGCACCCTGCAGGAACTCGCCCTGGTGCACCCGGCCGCAGCGCCGCATGGCACCCCGCCCGCAGCTTCCGGGCAATCCTTCTACCTCCCGGCGGGCGCACTCAAGGACGTGGTGGGAATCTACCCGGCCGGCCTGGGCCGCAGCTACACGGAACTGGTCCGACTCCAACCGGCTTTCGCCCAACGGGCAGTGCCGCTGGTCGCCGAACTGCACCGCAGCGGCTTCGCCATCCACGATGCCACCACCCCCATGGAAGCGGCGCTGGCGCTCCAACACTGGACATCATCCCCGGACGCGCTGCAGGACATTCTCGCCGCGGCCCCGGAACGGACGACGGCGCTGCTCGCCAGGTTCCGGAACTGGGCCATGGGTGCCGTCCCCCAGGCGCAACGGAAGGCATCGGTCCTGACGGAACCGGCCGACGTCGGCCCGGTGGACTGGCTCCTTGCCCGCGGGCTGCTTGTCCCGCTCGACGCCGCGCACGTCGAGTTGCCGCACGGCGTGGGGCTGGCGCTTCGCGGCGGCGCCATCATCGATGACTTCACGCTTGCACCGCCGGTCCCGGAGCTCGGCCGGACCACCGCGGCGTTGCGACGGAACGCCGCGCTGAGCGCTATCTCGGAAACCCTCAGGCTTGTCTCCGAACTGCTGCACGCCGTCCGGGAACAGCCGCTGGCCACCCTGCGCAGCGGCGGGGTGGGGGTGCGCGAAATGCGCCGCCTTTCCGAACAGCTACGGATCGACCAGGGCGCAGTGGGACTGCTGCTCGAACTGTGCGGCCTGGCCGGCCTGATCCGCCTCGATGTCGACTCGTCGTCCTGGGTGCAGCCGCCCCAGCTCGAGTGGCTCATCCTGCCGAGGCAGGAACAATGGCTGTGGCTGGTCAACGCCTGGCTTGCCAGCGAGCGCGTCCCGTCAATGGTGGGCCAGCCAGTCAGTACATCGCCCGGCACGCCGGCCACCCGGTCCGCGTCCGGCATCACCATCGCAGCGCTGTCCGCCGGGGCGCAGCGGCCCGATGCCCCCGTGGTCCGTAAACGCATCCTGGAAATCCTGCATGAACTCACCTGCGAAGCATCCGCTCCGGACGGCGCTGCCCCGGTGCTCGATGCCGCCGCGGTCCTCCAGCGGGCGGAGTGGTCGCAGCCGCGGATGGCCAGGCGGTTCAGTTCCCTGATCCGCGGCGTCCTGGCCGAGGCCGAGCTGCTGGGCTTGGTGGGCTCGGGCGCGCTGAGCCAGCTGGGAAGCGCGTTCGCCGAAGACAACCCCGACGCCGCCCTTGCCATCCTGGGCGAGCACTTGCCGGCAGCCTTGAACCACGTGCTGCTGCAGGCGGACCTTACCGCCGTCGCGCCGGGCTACCTGGCCCCCGCGCTCACGGAAAAGCTGCTGGTCATGGCCGATGCCGAAGGACAGGGGCCGGCCACCATCTACCGGTTCTCCGCAGAGTCAATCAAGCGGGCGCTAGACGACGGCTACGACGCCCCCGCCCTGCTGCGCTTCCTGCGTGAGCACTCGGCAACTGCAGTGCCGCAACCGCTGGAATACCTGGTGGAGGACACAGCCTCCCGGCACGGCAGGCTGCGGGTGGGGCAGGCCGCGAGCTTCATCCAAAGCGACGATGAGGCGATGCTCGCCGAACTCCTGGCCGGGCCTAAGGCGGCCCAGCTTGGGTTGGTCAGGCTTGCCCCTACCGTTGTGGCGTCGTCGGCCCCGCAGCGCGACGTTGCCGCCGCTCTCCGCAGCCTGGGCCTCTCTCCATCGGTGGACGGCACCGAACCGGCCGCCCACCTTCGTCGCGCTGCCTCCCCGCAGGAGGGCCTCCGCCCCGTCTACACCGCCCCACGGCTGGCGCCCGCGGCTGAGGAAGTGGATGCCCAGCTGCACCTCCTGCGGCAGGCGCGTGACGCCGTCGGACACTCCCCGGGGCCGGCGGCGGGCAGCGAAGCCGCAACACAGCTGGGACTGGAAGCGCTGCAGCGGGCCATCCGGCTGAAGCAGCGGATCCATATGAACGTGGTGGACAGCCTGGGGAATGCCAGCATGGAAGTGGTTGTTCCGCTATCTGTCAGCGGGGGCCGGGTCCGCGTGTTCGATCCCGCCAAGGAAACCGAACGGGTCCTGTCCGTCCACCGCATCATCGATATCGAAGCCGCCGAGGAACTGCGGCAGTAA
- a CDS encoding molybdopterin molybdotransferase MoeA — MTAEPRDWPEVPPADGQEVPQGTTGQESAGPGTTVPDAAETGHGHHLAHTWEEARQAAFDAATPIPPGPVPLRMALGRRLDQDILALQDMPHYASSAMDGWAVNGSGPWIPVDPGIRLAPHQASVIVTGGLIPAGGKAVLRTENAVLAKDDEGLPLLMTGGKARPGEPRAGEHIRKAGEEALAGDVLVKAGVDLNPAHLALAAVAGYDELQVQGKPVVRLVLTGSEVVEKGTPDPGQVRDTFGPQLQDVVAMLGGIPGGQQRIGDSYEEWLAALEDVVPEVPDAPDLPADVVITTGGTGRSGTDHFRRAVAELGGRLVIDGVAMRPGHPAVLAELPDGRFVLGLPGNPLAAMMALSTVGAPLLAALGHTVMPSVQEVPCGTMIEPDPGRTRLMPFRLLYGMASPAQHTGPGMMRGLAAADGVLVVPPHGVQLGESVPAFALPWGPTIPSPGGAAAKAKPRSTGRTGQTKGKPVPSGPVDWSALLG, encoded by the coding sequence ATGACGGCAGAACCCCGCGACTGGCCGGAGGTTCCACCCGCTGACGGGCAGGAAGTGCCACAGGGGACAACTGGGCAGGAATCAGCCGGGCCGGGAACAACAGTGCCGGACGCGGCCGAAACCGGCCACGGGCATCACCTGGCGCACACCTGGGAAGAAGCCAGGCAGGCCGCGTTCGATGCAGCCACCCCGATTCCGCCAGGGCCGGTGCCCTTGCGCATGGCCCTCGGCCGCAGGCTCGACCAGGACATCCTCGCGCTCCAGGACATGCCGCACTATGCCTCTTCAGCCATGGACGGTTGGGCGGTTAACGGCAGCGGCCCTTGGATTCCAGTGGACCCGGGCATCCGCCTGGCCCCGCACCAGGCAAGCGTCATCGTCACGGGAGGCCTGATTCCGGCGGGGGGCAAGGCGGTCCTGAGGACCGAGAACGCTGTCCTGGCCAAGGATGATGAAGGACTCCCGCTGCTGATGACCGGTGGAAAAGCACGCCCCGGCGAACCCCGCGCCGGCGAGCACATCAGGAAAGCGGGCGAGGAGGCCCTGGCAGGGGACGTCCTGGTCAAGGCCGGCGTTGACCTCAACCCTGCACACCTGGCACTGGCCGCAGTGGCCGGCTACGACGAACTCCAGGTCCAGGGAAAGCCCGTAGTGCGCCTGGTCCTGACAGGCTCCGAGGTGGTGGAAAAAGGCACTCCGGATCCCGGCCAGGTGCGCGATACCTTCGGCCCGCAGTTGCAGGACGTTGTAGCCATGCTGGGCGGCATACCGGGCGGTCAGCAGCGGATCGGGGACTCCTACGAAGAGTGGCTTGCGGCGCTCGAAGATGTCGTGCCGGAGGTACCGGACGCGCCGGACCTGCCGGCCGACGTCGTAATCACCACCGGAGGGACCGGGCGCTCCGGAACGGACCACTTCCGGCGGGCGGTTGCTGAACTGGGCGGCCGGCTGGTCATTGACGGCGTGGCCATGCGTCCGGGGCACCCCGCCGTCCTCGCCGAACTGCCGGACGGCCGCTTCGTCCTGGGCCTCCCGGGCAACCCGCTCGCGGCCATGATGGCACTCTCCACCGTGGGCGCCCCGCTCCTTGCCGCGCTGGGCCACACCGTCATGCCCTCCGTGCAGGAGGTGCCGTGCGGCACCATGATCGAGCCGGATCCCGGTCGCACCCGGCTGATGCCGTTCCGGTTGCTGTATGGCATGGCATCGCCCGCCCAGCACACGGGACCCGGCATGATGCGGGGGCTGGCTGCCGCCGACGGGGTGCTGGTGGTACCTCCGCACGGCGTGCAGCTGGGGGAGTCGGTACCGGCTTTCGCGCTGCCCTGGGGCCCGACTATCCCGTCGCCTGGTGGCGCGGCGGCCAAAGCCAAGCCCCGGAGCACCGGACGGACCGGACAGACCAAGGGCAAGCCTGTACCCAGCGGCCCCGTGGACTGGAGTGCGCTCCTGGGCTGA
- a CDS encoding HNH endonuclease, which translates to MRTLVLNAGYEPLAVITFRRALVLVLTGKASVVAEGDDPVVGPTDVLGRPSVILLNRYIRPRYNHSTAVSRRGVLRRDGHKCAYCGKAAHTIDHVHPKSRGGADSWENLVAACLRCNNLKGDHTPGEMGWTLRFVPEPPHGTIWQIKELEKPTPAWDPFLLPERAA; encoded by the coding sequence ATGCGCACTCTCGTTCTGAATGCTGGATATGAACCGCTGGCGGTTATCACCTTCCGTCGGGCGCTGGTGCTCGTGCTGACAGGCAAGGCGAGCGTGGTGGCCGAGGGGGATGATCCCGTGGTGGGCCCCACTGACGTCCTGGGCCGCCCATCCGTGATCCTCCTGAACCGGTACATCCGCCCCCGGTATAACCATTCAACGGCCGTCAGCCGCCGGGGCGTGCTCCGGCGTGACGGTCACAAGTGCGCGTATTGCGGAAAGGCAGCGCACACAATCGACCATGTCCATCCAAAATCGCGGGGCGGGGCCGATTCCTGGGAGAACCTGGTGGCTGCCTGCCTGCGGTGCAACAACCTCAAGGGCGACCACACCCCCGGTGAGATGGGCTGGACCCTGCGCTTTGTGCCCGAGCCGCCGCACGGAACCATCTGGCAGATCAAGGAATTGGAGAAGCCAACCCCGGCCTGGGACCCCTTCCTGCTTCCGGAGCGCGCTGCCTGA